The following proteins come from a genomic window of Neptunomonas concharum:
- the dinG gene encoding ATP-dependent DNA helicase DinG, giving the protein MLSDTLKNSIQSSYRRFLSEQNLKPRYGQKMMIAHIARVLGSIDTNEKGERRGGNHVCLIEAGTGTGKTMAYLLSAIPIAQSCGKSLVLSTATVALQEQLLNKDLPEVSKLLELPIRFVLAKGRGRYFCISQAEKLLESQHELGQMALYEDEIDHKLDEDSLAFYQGLLNQFASGAWDGDRDSLTEEIEEQRWSPMTSDHTRCTNRRCSNFSVCPFYRSRDAMDKADIVVANHDLVLADLSLGGGAILPEPSSTIYVFDEGHHLSAKATGHFSYSMRVKGTQRWLKSATKQLDHMLDECDGHAVLSQYVDKMSPARQEMDTLLDQYQVALRAKLFDLQQRPSSDRYRFPKGVLPDDLMALSLALSREAERWMIKAEQIVDLLKEALDGGVPEINRDVAERWYPRMGQLWMRAQSLYWLNKSYSQPDPQGVAPTARWINLTEASDGVDYECRSSPVSAADTLQNHLWDHCFGAVVTSATLTALGMFTRIIDDLGLPSDVLCERLPSPFDYAGAAVLSVPKMESDPGKPDDHTQEVIQYLNQHLPTSEAALVLFSSWRQMFSVLENTPEKIRAKVLAQGDLTKNEIIRSHKARIDENEHSIIFGLASFAEGVDLPGKYLTEVIITKLPFGVPDDPVDATMAEWIEQRGGNAFMEWTVPEASIRLTQAAGRLLRTEQDRGQIILLDRRVVTRRYGRQLLDALPPFRREIS; this is encoded by the coding sequence TTGTTAAGTGACACCCTTAAAAATTCGATCCAATCCTCTTATCGGCGTTTTCTGTCCGAACAGAACTTAAAGCCAAGGTATGGGCAAAAGATGATGATTGCGCATATCGCTCGGGTATTGGGCAGTATTGATACCAATGAGAAAGGGGAGCGCCGAGGCGGTAATCATGTCTGCCTGATAGAGGCCGGAACCGGTACGGGTAAAACAATGGCTTATCTATTAAGTGCCATTCCTATCGCCCAGTCCTGTGGTAAATCATTGGTGCTATCTACGGCGACAGTCGCGCTTCAGGAACAGCTGCTTAACAAAGACTTGCCAGAAGTATCTAAATTGCTGGAGCTTCCCATTCGATTTGTGCTGGCAAAAGGGCGTGGACGTTATTTCTGTATCAGCCAGGCAGAAAAACTGCTTGAGTCACAGCACGAACTTGGACAAATGGCGCTCTATGAAGATGAAATAGACCACAAACTAGATGAGGACTCACTCGCTTTCTACCAAGGACTGCTTAATCAGTTTGCGTCAGGCGCATGGGATGGGGATAGGGATTCATTAACAGAAGAGATTGAAGAGCAGCGCTGGTCGCCAATGACGAGTGATCACACCCGCTGTACTAACCGTCGCTGCAGTAACTTTTCGGTTTGCCCTTTCTACCGATCGAGAGATGCAATGGATAAGGCGGATATCGTCGTCGCAAACCATGATTTGGTTTTAGCAGATCTTTCGTTAGGTGGCGGAGCCATTTTGCCGGAACCCTCTTCAACCATCTATGTGTTTGATGAGGGGCATCATCTGTCGGCGAAAGCAACCGGACACTTCTCTTACAGCATGCGGGTAAAAGGGACGCAGCGCTGGCTTAAGTCGGCAACTAAGCAGCTTGATCATATGCTCGATGAGTGTGATGGACATGCCGTGCTGTCGCAATATGTTGATAAAATGAGCCCTGCCCGTCAGGAGATGGACACCTTGTTGGATCAATACCAGGTCGCATTAAGGGCTAAGCTGTTTGATCTGCAGCAGCGACCGTCGTCTGATCGTTATCGCTTCCCTAAAGGGGTGTTACCTGATGACTTAATGGCACTTTCGTTAGCTTTAAGTCGTGAGGCTGAACGTTGGATGATTAAAGCTGAGCAAATCGTTGATCTCTTGAAAGAGGCCTTAGATGGAGGGGTGCCTGAGATTAATCGTGATGTGGCAGAGCGCTGGTATCCGCGCATGGGGCAGTTGTGGATGCGTGCGCAATCGCTCTACTGGCTAAACAAAAGTTATTCTCAGCCAGATCCGCAGGGTGTAGCACCCACGGCTCGTTGGATCAATTTGACCGAAGCGTCTGATGGTGTGGATTATGAGTGTCGTAGCAGCCCAGTATCCGCTGCTGATACTTTGCAAAATCATCTCTGGGATCATTGTTTTGGAGCCGTTGTTACCTCGGCAACATTAACGGCACTCGGCATGTTCACCCGTATTATCGATGACTTGGGGTTACCCTCGGATGTGCTGTGTGAGCGCTTGCCAAGCCCTTTCGACTACGCGGGGGCTGCGGTATTATCAGTACCAAAAATGGAAAGTGATCCAGGCAAACCTGATGATCATACGCAAGAAGTGATTCAGTACTTAAATCAGCATTTGCCAACATCTGAAGCGGCGCTGGTTTTATTTAGCTCTTGGCGCCAGATGTTTTCGGTGCTGGAGAATACGCCAGAGAAGATCCGTGCTAAAGTACTGGCGCAGGGCGACCTGACTAAGAATGAGATCATTCGTAGCCATAAAGCACGAATAGACGAGAATGAACATAGCATTATTTTTGGATTGGCCTCTTTTGCGGAAGGGGTCGACCTCCCAGGTAAGTACCTGACCGAGGTAATTATTACTAAACTACCGTTTGGCGTACCCGATGATCCTGTGGACGCCACCATGGCTGAATGGATAGAGCAGCGTGGAGGTAATGCGTTTATGGAGTGGACGGTGCCGGAAGCATCGATTCGCCTGACACAGGCAGCTGGCCGTTTATTACGTACAGAGCAGGACCGTGGGCAGATTATTTTGCTGGATCGTCGGGTAGTGACCCGTCGTTATGGTCGTCAGCTGTTAGATGCACTACCGCCATTTCGGCGAGAAATCAGTTAA
- the rhlB gene encoding ATP-dependent RNA helicase RhlB: protein MQDATSDTVDNNKEDAQASKSERASKRRPSDRKKSSQHERWTPSEFVVAKVEGKKRFHDFSLPDPLMRAVHDLGFEYCTPIQAETIKPALEGKDIIGKAQTGTGKTAAFLVGIITDLLDFQLEDKQRKGEPRALIIAPTRELALQIAADAELLCKYTDLRVISMVGGMDYEKQRKQLKAGPVDILVATPGRLIDFVRSKEVDLYNVEVLVLDEADRMLSMGFIPDVRTIIRNTPRKGDERQTLLYSATFTDDIMNLARQWTKDPVQIEIEAEKRSTDNISQKVFLVSSHEKYKLLRNYIRVNNIERVIVFGNRRHETRDLAEKLRKDGVKAALMSGEIPQHKRVKTLEDFRNGKIEVLVATDVAGRGIHIDGVTHVVNYQLPEDADDYVHRIGRTGRAGASGTSICFACENDSFMIPDIEAETGVKLECIHPDEELLADLYPVGQKPVAPVVSDVEVQDDVTVSSENTPNEEEKNQTHV from the coding sequence GTGCAAGACGCTACATCCGATACTGTTGATAACAACAAGGAAGATGCGCAAGCTTCTAAGAGTGAGCGAGCCAGCAAACGTCGGCCGTCAGATCGTAAAAAAAGTAGTCAGCATGAACGCTGGACACCATCAGAATTTGTTGTCGCAAAAGTTGAAGGCAAAAAGCGCTTTCATGACTTTTCGCTACCGGATCCCCTGATGCGCGCTGTCCATGATTTAGGCTTTGAGTACTGCACACCCATTCAGGCAGAAACCATTAAACCTGCTCTGGAAGGCAAGGATATTATCGGCAAGGCCCAAACGGGTACCGGTAAAACAGCAGCGTTTCTTGTCGGTATTATTACAGACCTGTTGGATTTCCAACTTGAGGACAAACAGCGTAAGGGTGAGCCTCGTGCTTTGATTATTGCCCCTACGCGAGAGCTGGCGTTACAGATTGCCGCTGATGCTGAGCTGTTATGCAAATACACCGACCTACGTGTTATCTCCATGGTAGGTGGCATGGACTATGAAAAGCAGCGTAAACAGCTTAAAGCAGGGCCGGTTGATATTTTGGTGGCAACGCCAGGTCGATTGATCGACTTTGTGCGCTCCAAAGAGGTGGATCTATATAACGTCGAAGTGCTTGTATTGGATGAGGCAGACCGTATGCTCAGCATGGGGTTCATCCCTGATGTACGCACGATTATCCGCAACACGCCGCGTAAAGGGGATGAGCGTCAAACCCTGCTGTATAGCGCTACATTTACCGATGATATTATGAATTTGGCCCGCCAATGGACTAAAGATCCCGTTCAGATTGAGATCGAGGCAGAAAAACGTTCGACGGATAACATCAGCCAGAAAGTATTTTTGGTTTCCAGTCATGAAAAGTACAAGTTGTTGCGTAATTACATTCGCGTTAACAACATTGAGCGCGTCATCGTGTTTGGTAATCGTCGCCACGAAACCCGTGATCTGGCCGAAAAGCTACGCAAAGATGGTGTAAAAGCCGCGCTCATGTCAGGCGAGATCCCACAGCATAAGCGTGTAAAAACCTTAGAAGATTTCCGAAATGGCAAGATCGAAGTACTGGTGGCAACGGATGTGGCAGGCCGTGGTATCCATATTGATGGTGTAACTCATGTGGTCAACTATCAATTACCGGAAGATGCGGATGATTACGTGCACCGTATCGGTCGTACAGGGCGTGCCGGGGCATCGGGAACATCTATCTGCTTTGCCTGTGAAAACGACTCCTTTATGATTCCCGATATTGAAGCCGAAACGGGAGTCAAATTGGAATGTATCCACCCTGATGAAGAGTTGTTGGCTGATCTGTATCCGGTTGGCCAGAAGCCAGTAGCGCCAGTGGTTTCTGATGTCGAAGTACAAGATGATGTAACTGTATCGAGTGAAAATACCCCAAACGAAGAGGAGAAAAACCAGACTCATGTCTGA
- a CDS encoding NAD(P)H-dependent glycerol-3-phosphate dehydrogenase, whose protein sequence is MNAKQQKVAVLGGGSFGTVIANIMAEKGICVSQWMRDATRAEEINQRHLNSRYLPDYPLSDSLVATTDIAEAVKGAQLVFVSIPSQSFREVVRMAKPYLVAGQGVISTTKGIEGETFSLMSQILCDELPDARVGVLSGPNLAKEVAKHQLTATVIASDDEALRSEVQDALHQSYFRVYASSDKYGVELGGTLKNIYAIAAGLSAALGMGENTKSMLMTRSLAEMSRFAVSMGANPMTFLGLAGVGDLIVTCMSPLSRNYRVGYALGSGQTLNEAVDALGEVAEGVNTIRIIKAKADEQNIYMPLVSGLYEVVFNGAHVQEVAKTLMTSEQSTDVEFVLPRDAV, encoded by the coding sequence ATGAATGCAAAGCAGCAGAAAGTTGCTGTGTTAGGTGGCGGTAGTTTTGGAACCGTCATTGCTAACATCATGGCAGAAAAGGGCATCTGTGTATCCCAGTGGATGCGTGATGCCACCAGAGCAGAAGAGATTAACCAGCGCCATCTGAACTCTCGTTATCTTCCGGACTACCCATTGTCAGACTCCTTGGTAGCAACCACCGATATAGCGGAAGCAGTCAAAGGGGCGCAGTTGGTGTTTGTATCCATCCCGAGCCAAAGCTTTAGGGAAGTGGTGAGAATGGCAAAACCCTACCTAGTAGCAGGTCAGGGAGTGATAAGTACCACTAAAGGTATCGAAGGTGAAACCTTTAGTCTCATGAGCCAGATACTGTGTGACGAGCTGCCTGATGCCCGCGTAGGGGTTCTGAGTGGGCCAAATTTGGCGAAAGAGGTTGCTAAGCACCAGTTAACGGCAACCGTTATTGCTAGTGATGATGAAGCTTTACGTAGCGAAGTGCAGGATGCCTTGCACCAGTCCTATTTTCGGGTCTACGCCAGCTCAGATAAGTATGGTGTTGAGTTAGGCGGTACATTGAAAAACATCTACGCCATTGCCGCTGGGCTAAGTGCTGCATTGGGGATGGGTGAAAATACAAAAAGCATGTTGATGACGCGTAGCTTGGCCGAAATGAGCCGGTTCGCTGTCAGCATGGGCGCAAACCCTATGACGTTTTTAGGGCTGGCAGGCGTAGGCGATCTTATTGTTACGTGTATGTCTCCGCTGAGCCGTAATTACCGTGTTGGTTACGCGTTAGGCAGCGGCCAAACACTGAATGAAGCGGTTGATGCGTTGGGTGAGGTGGCTGAAGGTGTTAATACTATTCGTATTATCAAGGCCAAAGCGGATGAGCAAAATATCTACATGCCTTTAGTGTCTGGTTTGTATGAAGTTGTGTTTAATGGGGCTCATGTGCAAGAGGTTGCGAAAACCTTAATGACTAGCGAGCAAAGTACGGATGTTGAATTTGTCTTACCAAGGGATGCGGTGTGA
- a CDS encoding SixA phosphatase family protein, producing the protein MLILMRHGEADWNATTDESRCLTEKGISFVRQQAAEVADFAPNISKIICSPYRRTCQTARLMQQSLGGIEIVEDERLTPDVPVSEAITALEAHWQDNLLVVTHQPLIGYLVSYLIEGDMRSPEPLLPGHRVSLALDWPAAGMATRLIEK; encoded by the coding sequence ATGTTGATACTGATGCGTCATGGAGAAGCGGACTGGAATGCCACAACAGACGAAAGCCGTTGCCTGACGGAGAAAGGGATCTCTTTTGTCCGTCAGCAAGCTGCTGAGGTGGCAGACTTTGCACCGAATATCAGTAAAATTATTTGCAGCCCTTACCGACGTACCTGTCAAACGGCTCGACTGATGCAGCAGTCGTTAGGCGGTATTGAAATCGTCGAAGATGAGCGCCTCACGCCCGACGTGCCGGTTTCTGAAGCCATAACGGCGTTAGAGGCACATTGGCAGGATAACTTACTCGTAGTGACACATCAGCCACTTATTGGCTATCTGGTAAGCTATTTAATAGAAGGGGATATGCGTTCCCCCGAGCCTTTACTCCCGGGTCATCGAGTCTCTCTTGCACTGGATTGGCCTGCTGCGGGCATGGCTACGCGCTTGATTGAAAAATAA
- a CDS encoding alpha/beta fold hydrolase has protein sequence MKEREFLIGDFRLKALESGERGQPLLLALHGWLDNAATFNELRTHFPHHHFIALDLAGHGLSDHRPSSMPYYIWDNVSDLLSVLDQLGVDKVTLIGHSMGASIAALFAGAFPDRIERLHLIEGLAPLVYEESELPVLMSDAIIKRRKMMEKLLRPYPDKESAIQARMRGRWPVCRQAAEWLIERGLKRQDDGFVWRSDPGLMLPSILRMTEGHVTAFLKKIEVPVSVYLGETGLFDESWRARIKHLQQSEVFWFNGNHHLHLEPIAARLIADAIKAVD, from the coding sequence ATGAAAGAAAGAGAATTTTTGATCGGCGACTTTCGATTGAAAGCGCTGGAGTCCGGAGAGCGTGGTCAGCCTTTGCTATTGGCTTTGCACGGTTGGTTAGACAATGCTGCGACCTTTAATGAGCTGCGTACGCATTTTCCTCATCATCACTTTATTGCATTGGATCTGGCCGGGCACGGTTTATCGGATCATAGACCCTCATCAATGCCCTATTACATATGGGACAACGTTAGCGATCTATTAAGTGTATTAGACCAATTAGGTGTCGATAAAGTCACCTTAATTGGGCACTCCATGGGGGCAAGCATCGCTGCATTATTTGCCGGCGCTTTTCCTGATCGTATTGAGCGTTTACACCTGATCGAAGGATTAGCGCCGCTCGTATATGAAGAGAGTGAGCTGCCGGTACTGATGTCCGACGCTATTATAAAGCGACGAAAAATGATGGAAAAACTCTTACGGCCATATCCCGATAAAGAGTCAGCCATACAAGCCCGTATGCGAGGTCGATGGCCGGTTTGTCGCCAAGCAGCAGAGTGGCTTATTGAGCGAGGGCTAAAGCGCCAAGATGACGGCTTTGTATGGCGTAGTGACCCAGGATTGATGTTGCCCTCCATCTTACGCATGACCGAAGGGCATGTAACGGCGTTTTTAAAGAAGATCGAAGTACCCGTCAGCGTTTATCTTGGTGAGACCGGCCTGTTTGATGAGAGCTGGCGCGCGCGTATAAAACATTTACAACAAAGTGAAGTGTTTTGGTTTAACGGCAATCATCATCTTCATTTAGAACCGATAGCCGCTCGTCTGATTGCCGACGCAATTAAAGCAGTAGATTAA
- a CDS encoding DUF4892 domain-containing protein, with protein sequence MWFKRITTLILILTSAVALAESDISGSTDSKALDRFRGSYIVEYDRQAAIDYLLPLGSIEKVNGAERPEKAERLSGKLTRITYRIPEGHRTREVYEFFSEQLAAQRAETLFSCRGRECGSSAYWANQIFDRSKLYGVERSQYYHVASLPGLTVVMYIIERGNLRLYAHLDLIETDAAARIVTTLSQVGYVDLAVDELPTEDVLQQLEPRLASFNRSAVVVVHHQGENLADAQEKSEATANELRALLNDNGLRHVAVKALGALAPSVLGNSQLKVVLVAGSDKP encoded by the coding sequence ATGTGGTTTAAACGGATTACAACACTCATTTTGATACTTACCAGTGCTGTCGCGCTGGCTGAATCAGATATTAGTGGCTCGACCGATAGTAAAGCACTGGATCGTTTTCGAGGGTCTTATATTGTTGAATATGACCGCCAGGCTGCCATTGATTATCTGCTACCTTTAGGCAGCATTGAAAAGGTAAATGGTGCGGAGCGGCCAGAAAAGGCAGAGCGCCTCAGTGGTAAGTTGACCCGAATTACCTACCGTATCCCCGAAGGGCACCGTACGCGGGAGGTCTATGAATTTTTCTCTGAGCAGTTAGCCGCGCAACGCGCTGAAACACTCTTTAGCTGTCGTGGCCGGGAATGTGGCAGTAGTGCTTACTGGGCCAACCAAATATTCGATCGATCAAAGCTTTATGGTGTTGAGCGTTCTCAATATTACCATGTAGCGAGCCTGCCGGGTTTGACGGTTGTGATGTATATCATTGAGCGGGGCAACCTTCGCCTATATGCCCACTTGGATTTAATTGAAACAGATGCGGCAGCGCGAATCGTGACGACACTTTCTCAAGTCGGTTATGTCGATCTAGCCGTGGATGAACTGCCAACTGAGGACGTGTTGCAACAGCTTGAGCCACGTTTGGCGAGCTTTAATCGCTCAGCGGTGGTCGTGGTGCACCATCAGGGAGAGAATTTAGCAGATGCTCAGGAAAAATCAGAAGCTACAGCCAATGAGCTAAGAGCTTTGCTCAACGATAATGGATTAAGACATGTTGCTGTCAAAGCATTAGGGGCTTTAGCGCCTTCGGTGCTGGGTAATAGCCAGCTTAAAGTCGTGCTCGTTGCCGGGAGTGATAAGCCATGA
- a CDS encoding patatin-like phospholipase family protein produces the protein MTTVSLALGSGGARGYAHIGVIEALEARGYQINCIAGSSMGALIGGLYASGALENYKSWVEGLSRLNIIQLLDVTFSMGAIRGERLYDKLSNLTGNPKIEDLPIQFTAVATDIVHQKEVWFQRGSLMEAIRASIAVPGVFTPVVEEHRVLVDGGVLNPLPIVPTVAAHSDLIIAVDLNTNPVMPEVKLPHPRIDEARRFEDGIFSFLKSKDPEDSKFKLDSNIDIIMTSLEVMQGSLSQYKIAGYPPDLLINIPSEVCRFHDFHRAKDVIEVGRKVADKALDDLERRAYEAAQINP, from the coding sequence ATGACAACTGTTTCTCTTGCCTTGGGTAGCGGTGGGGCGAGGGGGTACGCCCATATTGGTGTGATCGAAGCGCTAGAAGCTCGCGGTTATCAGATAAATTGTATTGCTGGCAGCTCCATGGGAGCACTAATCGGTGGGCTGTATGCGTCGGGTGCACTTGAAAACTATAAAAGTTGGGTAGAGGGGCTTTCACGTCTCAACATTATTCAACTACTTGACGTAACTTTTAGTATGGGTGCAATTCGTGGTGAGCGCTTATATGACAAACTCTCTAATCTTACTGGCAACCCTAAGATCGAAGATCTACCTATTCAGTTTACCGCAGTAGCTACGGATATAGTCCACCAAAAAGAGGTTTGGTTTCAGCGTGGGTCTTTGATGGAAGCTATACGTGCTTCGATCGCCGTACCTGGAGTATTTACGCCGGTAGTAGAGGAACACCGTGTGTTAGTCGATGGGGGTGTTTTAAACCCTTTGCCGATCGTACCAACCGTTGCCGCACATTCTGACCTTATCATAGCCGTTGATCTGAACACTAACCCTGTCATGCCGGAAGTAAAACTGCCTCATCCGCGTATTGATGAAGCGCGCAGATTCGAAGATGGCATCTTCTCCTTCCTTAAGTCAAAAGACCCGGAAGACAGCAAATTTAAGCTGGATAGCAATATCGATATTATTATGACTTCGCTGGAAGTGATGCAAGGCTCATTGAGCCAATACAAAATCGCAGGTTATCCGCCGGACTTATTGATTAATATCCCGTCTGAAGTTTGCCGCTTTCACGATTTTCACCGTGCGAAAGATGTTATAGAGGTTGGCCGTAAAGTAGCTGATAAAGCACTGGATGATCTAGAAAGGCGAGCCTATGAAGCCGCGCAAATTAACCCTTAA
- the folE gene encoding GTP cyclohydrolase I FolE, translating to MEKAYAAIIEQVGEDLTREGLVDTPARAAKAMAYLTRGYQQSLEEVVNNALFPSDNSEMVLVKDIELYSLCEHHLLPFIGKAHVAYIPDGKVIGLSKIARIVDMYARRLQIQENMTKEIAEAIMSVTDAKGVGVVIEAKHMCMMMRGVEKQNGSMKTSMMLGTFRSKPETRAEFLSLIN from the coding sequence ATGGAAAAAGCATACGCCGCAATTATTGAACAGGTTGGCGAAGACCTAACCCGTGAAGGATTGGTTGATACACCCGCACGTGCGGCGAAAGCAATGGCCTATCTCACGCGCGGTTATCAGCAATCCCTTGAAGAAGTGGTGAATAACGCGCTCTTTCCTTCTGATAATAGCGAAATGGTGCTGGTTAAAGATATCGAGTTGTATTCTCTGTGCGAACACCATCTACTGCCTTTTATTGGCAAAGCTCATGTGGCTTATATTCCTGATGGCAAAGTGATTGGTCTTTCGAAGATTGCACGTATTGTCGATATGTACGCTCGCCGTTTGCAGATTCAAGAGAACATGACGAAAGAGATCGCCGAGGCAATCATGTCTGTGACGGACGCTAAAGGTGTGGGCGTGGTCATCGAAGCGAAACATATGTGCATGATGATGCGCGGTGTCGAAAAGCAAAACGGCTCAATGAAAACATCTATGATGCTGGGTACATTCCGTAGTAAACCAGAAACACGCGCTGAGTTTTTATCACTTATTAACTAA
- a CDS encoding Smr/MutS family protein, whose translation MSKDQKSPEDISFTSLMGDVSPLKHDKATLRTNGPIRKDRSRAYHRAMAEAESEQVIDGLSSEAVEIVESDEELLFAAPGVQIRVMKRLRKGHVPWEAGIDLHGMTVDTARDELSAFIRDAHRQGMRSVIVVHGKAFSQSGQQPVLKSYVNDWLRQLAPVLAFCSAQPRDGGSGALYVLLRQSKP comes from the coding sequence ATGTCTAAGGATCAAAAGAGCCCGGAAGATATCTCCTTTACGTCATTAATGGGGGATGTCAGCCCGTTAAAACACGACAAAGCGACATTACGAACCAACGGCCCTATTCGTAAGGATAGATCACGCGCTTACCACCGGGCTATGGCAGAAGCCGAAAGCGAACAGGTGATCGACGGCTTATCCAGCGAAGCGGTGGAGATTGTCGAGTCTGATGAAGAGTTGCTATTTGCAGCCCCTGGTGTGCAGATCCGCGTTATGAAGCGCTTACGCAAAGGCCATGTTCCTTGGGAAGCCGGTATTGATCTACACGGTATGACGGTTGATACCGCCCGAGATGAGTTGAGCGCGTTTATTCGGGATGCTCATCGCCAAGGGATGCGTTCTGTGATCGTCGTCCACGGCAAAGCGTTTAGTCAGTCCGGGCAGCAACCGGTGCTAAAGTCCTATGTGAATGATTGGCTCCGACAACTTGCTCCCGTCTTGGCGTTTTGCTCTGCCCAGCCTCGTGACGGTGGCTCGGGTGCCTTATATGTGCTTTTACGTCAATCTAAGCCATAA
- the prmB gene encoding 50S ribosomal protein L3 N(5)-glutamine methyltransferase, with translation MMIDQEPLLTEFKTVRDFVRWTCSLMNQQQVFLGHGNVSTWDESVQLVLAALYLPWNSDPAVMDSRLLPTEKARIISFVRDRVEARKPLPYITQEAWFMGMPFYVDERVLIPRSPIAQLIETEFSPFLRPGLVESVLDLCTGSGCIGIACAYTFEEAEVDLVDISEDALDVAQTNVEKHELAEQVNVIHSDLFNGLEGKRYDLIVSNPPYVDKPDFDSMPEEFQHEPELALTSGEDGLDITRRILREACDHLNDEGLLVVEVGNSEVHLMTQFPHVPLIWVDLPEGGNGVFAITKEELAQYRDEF, from the coding sequence ATGATGATAGATCAAGAGCCGCTGTTAACAGAATTCAAAACCGTGCGTGATTTTGTACGCTGGACCTGTAGTTTAATGAACCAGCAACAGGTTTTTTTGGGCCATGGCAACGTCTCCACGTGGGATGAATCGGTACAACTGGTGTTGGCCGCACTCTACTTGCCTTGGAACAGTGACCCTGCGGTGATGGATAGCCGGTTATTACCCACAGAAAAGGCGCGTATCATCAGTTTTGTGCGTGATCGTGTTGAGGCACGTAAACCGCTGCCATATATCACGCAAGAAGCGTGGTTTATGGGGATGCCATTCTATGTGGACGAGCGCGTATTGATCCCCCGTTCACCGATTGCTCAACTGATCGAAACCGAGTTTTCACCCTTCTTGCGCCCCGGTTTAGTCGAAAGCGTACTGGACCTGTGTACCGGCAGTGGCTGCATCGGCATCGCTTGCGCCTATACCTTTGAAGAAGCCGAAGTCGATTTAGTGGATATATCCGAAGACGCCTTAGATGTAGCCCAAACCAATGTCGAGAAGCACGAGCTGGCCGAACAGGTTAATGTGATTCATAGTGATCTATTTAATGGGCTCGAGGGCAAACGTTATGACTTGATCGTATCGAACCCACCTTATGTCGATAAACCAGACTTTGACAGCATGCCTGAGGAGTTTCAACATGAGCCAGAATTGGCACTCACCTCGGGAGAGGATGGCTTAGATATCACACGGCGCATCTTACGCGAAGCGTGTGACCACCTAAACGACGAAGGGCTGCTTGTGGTTGAAGTCGGCAACAGCGAAGTCCATCTGATGACGCAGTTCCCCCATGTGCCTCTCATATGGGTAGACCTGCCCGAAGGCGGCAATGGTGTCTTTGCCATTACCAAAGAAGAACTCGCGCAATACCGCGACGAATTTTGA